From one Pseudactinotalea sp. HY158 genomic stretch:
- a CDS encoding WXG100 family type VII secretion target: MMARFEVDSAEVARGALAARHHGGTIRAEVATMMQLLLSLEASWQGSASLAFREAIQQWRLTQQQVESSLDALSASLDVSARQYDDAESANTRMFLH, encoded by the coding sequence ATGATGGCCCGTTTCGAAGTAGACAGCGCCGAGGTCGCCCGGGGTGCCCTGGCTGCCCGGCATCACGGCGGCACGATCCGAGCGGAGGTCGCCACGATGATGCAATTGCTGCTCAGCCTCGAGGCGAGTTGGCAGGGATCCGCGTCACTCGCCTTCCGGGAGGCGATCCAGCAGTGGCGCCTGACGCAACAGCAGGTCGAATCGTCCCTCGACGCGCTCTCGGCGTCGCTCGACGTCTCGGCGCGGCAGTACGACGACGCCGAATCGGCGAACACGCGGATGTTCCTGCACTAA